Proteins from a single region of Hymenobacter aquaticus:
- a CDS encoding flavin reductase family protein gives MPTSAPTTPFRTIDPALIKPSELHPFLVGAVAPRPVAFASTISADGSVNLSPYSFFNCFGSNPPILVFSPANRVRDNSQKHTLQNVREVPEVVIHICDYAMVEQMSLASTEYEKGVNEFVKAGFTQVPSQRVTPPRVAEAPAAFECVVEQIIELGQNNGAGNLVICRVVLAHFREDIVLPSGLGIDPFKLDAIARLGGDWYSRASGSSLFEVPKPNRNMGIGIDQLPEHLRTSDLLTGNNLGRLGNIEREALPTPAQVEEFRQEPLVAYTLNKYREQPEERKKQLTLLGQQFLKEGKLLEAWKTLLLAE, from the coding sequence ATGCCCACTTCCGCCCCTACCACCCCGTTTCGCACCATCGACCCCGCCCTGATTAAGCCCAGCGAGCTGCACCCGTTTCTGGTGGGCGCCGTAGCTCCGCGGCCGGTGGCTTTTGCCAGCACCATCTCGGCCGACGGCAGCGTGAACCTGAGCCCCTACAGCTTCTTCAACTGCTTCGGCTCCAACCCGCCGATTCTGGTGTTTTCGCCCGCCAACCGGGTGCGCGACAACTCGCAGAAGCACACCCTGCAAAACGTGCGCGAGGTGCCCGAGGTCGTCATCCACATCTGCGACTACGCCATGGTCGAGCAGATGTCGTTGGCCAGCACCGAGTATGAAAAGGGCGTCAATGAGTTCGTGAAGGCCGGTTTTACCCAGGTACCGAGCCAGCGCGTGACGCCCCCGCGCGTAGCCGAAGCCCCGGCGGCCTTCGAGTGCGTGGTCGAGCAAATCATTGAGCTGGGCCAGAACAACGGGGCCGGCAACCTGGTGATTTGCCGCGTCGTGCTGGCCCACTTCCGCGAGGACATCGTACTGCCCTCGGGCCTGGGCATCGACCCGTTCAAGCTCGATGCCATTGCCCGCCTCGGCGGCGACTGGTACTCCCGCGCCTCGGGCAGCAGCCTGTTTGAAGTGCCCAAACCCAACCGCAATATGGGCATCGGCATCGACCAGCTCCCCGAGCACCTGCGCACCTCCGACCTGCTCACCGGCAACAACCTGGGCCGCCTGGGCAACATCGAGCGCGAAGCCCTGCCCACGCCCGCGCAAGTTGAGGAGTTCCGCCAGGAGCCGCTGGTAGCCTACACACTAAACAAATACCGGGAGCAGCCCGAGGAGCGGAAGAAACAGCTCACGCTGCTGGGCCAGCAGTTTCTGAAGGAAGGCAAGCTGCTCGAAGCCTGGAAAACGCTGCTACTGGCCGAGTAG
- a CDS encoding GNAT family N-acetyltransferase has translation MDSASTAAPLTARPVLDFTSAQVTEAMNRSFEEYFVPLVFTPETFERRFRSEHLDAVASKLWFRGEELVGLVLIARRGYTSRVAAMGLVIEARGHGYGKQMLQTALDEARARGDRSVLLEVFVPNERARRLYERLGFRNTRELFTFRRQPQAVEDAAPLTEVDPADVARLVAREGEANLPWMFAAESLMAATAPTRALSLDDKAFVLLRPEAERTLVQTIIVRREYRRQGWGRRLLQAVAAAFPGPPLTMPMVTEGPGYDFLQAAGWEPLELSLYEMECPLV, from the coding sequence ATGGATTCTGCTTCCACTGCCGCGCCGTTAACCGCCCGCCCCGTCCTCGACTTCACCTCCGCCCAGGTAACGGAGGCCATGAACCGCTCCTTTGAGGAGTATTTCGTGCCGCTGGTCTTTACGCCCGAAACCTTCGAGCGGCGCTTCCGCTCCGAGCACCTCGATGCCGTAGCCAGCAAGCTCTGGTTTCGGGGCGAGGAACTGGTGGGTCTGGTGCTGATAGCGCGGCGGGGCTACACGAGCCGGGTGGCGGCTATGGGCCTCGTCATTGAGGCCCGGGGCCACGGCTACGGCAAGCAGATGCTGCAAACGGCCCTCGACGAGGCCCGGGCCCGCGGCGACCGGAGCGTGCTGCTGGAAGTATTCGTGCCCAACGAGCGGGCGCGCCGCCTCTACGAGCGGCTGGGGTTCCGCAATACCCGGGAGCTGTTCACCTTCCGCCGCCAGCCGCAGGCAGTTGAAGACGCGGCCCCGCTCACCGAAGTCGACCCGGCGGACGTGGCCCGGCTGGTGGCCCGGGAAGGGGAAGCAAACCTGCCCTGGATGTTTGCGGCCGAGTCGCTGATGGCGGCTACGGCTCCGACGCGGGCCTTGTCGCTCGATGATAAGGCCTTCGTGCTGCTGCGGCCCGAGGCCGAGCGGACGTTGGTGCAAACCATTATCGTGCGGCGCGAGTACCGGCGGCAGGGCTGGGGCCGCCGGCTATTGCAGGCCGTGGCAGCCGCCTTTCCCGGCCCGCCGCTGACGATGCCGATGGTAACGGAAGGGCCGGGCTACGACTTTTTGCAGGCGGCCGGTTGGGAGCCGCTGGAGTTGTCGTTGTATGAAATGGAGTGCCCACTGGTGTAG
- a CDS encoding alanine dehydrogenase: MPEAIPPGFESLATSRAYFTQESMLAVETRKRKLFIGLPRETSLQENRICLTPEAVKHLVNEGHEVVMESGAGEPSKYSDHDYSEAGATIAYSAREVYEADIILKVAPPTQEEIEYLKANQTLISALQFGSLTSDYITAILRKKVNAISFELIKDPSGAKPVVRAMSEIAGSTVMLVAAEYLARSNEGKGVILGGITGVPPSQVVILGAGTVAEYAARAATGLGAEVKVFDNHLYKLRRLKQNLGTMLYTSTLDTFVLNQQIRRADVVIGALNAEEGRIPFMVPESVVASMAPGSVIIDVSIDQGGCFETSEMTSHSKPVFRKYDVVHYCVPNIASRVPRTATNALSNIFTPILQEISQHGGINEVLFTNEHFRSGVYVYKGSLTNASIAKKFNMRYKELGLMIAVRN; encoded by the coding sequence ATGCCCGAAGCAATACCCCCCGGATTTGAGTCGCTGGCCACGAGCCGCGCTTACTTCACCCAGGAATCCATGCTGGCCGTGGAAACGCGCAAGCGCAAGCTGTTTATCGGCTTGCCCCGGGAAACCTCCCTGCAGGAAAACCGCATCTGCCTGACGCCCGAAGCCGTGAAGCACCTCGTCAACGAGGGCCACGAGGTGGTGATGGAAAGCGGGGCCGGGGAGCCCAGCAAGTACTCCGACCACGACTACTCGGAGGCCGGGGCCACCATTGCCTACTCGGCCAGGGAAGTCTACGAGGCCGACATCATCCTGAAAGTGGCCCCGCCCACCCAGGAGGAAATCGAGTACCTGAAGGCCAACCAAACCCTGATTTCGGCCCTGCAGTTCGGCTCCCTGACTTCGGACTACATCACGGCCATTCTGCGCAAGAAAGTCAACGCCATCAGCTTCGAGCTGATTAAGGACCCTTCGGGGGCCAAGCCGGTGGTGCGGGCCATGAGCGAAATTGCCGGCTCCACCGTCATGCTGGTGGCGGCCGAGTATCTGGCTCGCTCCAACGAGGGCAAGGGCGTGATTCTGGGCGGCATTACCGGCGTGCCCCCGTCCCAGGTCGTGATTCTGGGGGCCGGCACCGTGGCCGAGTACGCCGCCCGCGCCGCCACCGGCCTCGGGGCCGAGGTGAAGGTGTTCGACAACCACCTCTACAAGCTGCGCCGCCTCAAGCAGAACCTGGGCACCATGCTCTACACCAGCACGCTCGACACGTTCGTGCTCAACCAGCAGATCCGCCGCGCCGACGTGGTGATTGGGGCGCTGAATGCCGAGGAAGGCCGGATTCCGTTTATGGTGCCCGAAAGCGTGGTGGCCAGCATGGCGCCCGGCTCGGTCATTATCGACGTGAGCATCGACCAGGGCGGCTGCTTCGAAACCTCGGAAATGACCAGCCACAGCAAGCCCGTGTTCCGCAAGTACGACGTGGTGCACTACTGCGTGCCCAACATTGCCTCCCGCGTGCCGCGCACCGCCACCAACGCCCTGAGCAACATCTTTACGCCCATTCTGCAGGAAATCAGCCAGCACGGGGGCATCAACGAGGTGCTGTTTACCAACGAGCATTTCCGCTCGGGCGTCTACGTCTACAAAGGCTCGTTGACCAATGCCTCGATTGCCAAGAAATTCAACATGCGCTATAAGGAACTGGGTTTGATGATAGCCGTGCGGAACTAG
- the tsaE gene encoding tRNA (adenosine(37)-N6)-threonylcarbamoyltransferase complex ATPase subunit type 1 TsaE, with amino-acid sequence MSVTELSIPTLAALPAAAAQVAPLLAGHSIVVLEGEMGAGKTTFTKALCRALGVADEVSSPTFALVNEYRDGQNRPIYHFDFYRIEDPSEAENIGALEYFDSGYLCLIEWPSRVEALLPPKRLLVTLTVTGPESRLLRLEALTD; translated from the coding sequence ATGTCCGTGACTGAACTATCCATACCGACTCTGGCGGCCTTGCCCGCCGCCGCGGCCCAGGTGGCACCCCTGCTGGCGGGCCACTCCATCGTGGTGCTGGAAGGCGAAATGGGGGCCGGCAAAACCACCTTCACCAAGGCCCTGTGCCGGGCCCTGGGCGTGGCGGACGAGGTGAGCAGCCCCACCTTCGCCTTGGTCAACGAGTACCGCGACGGGCAGAACCGGCCGATTTACCATTTCGATTTTTACCGGATTGAAGACCCCTCGGAGGCCGAAAACATTGGCGCGCTAGAGTACTTTGATTCTGGCTATCTTTGCCTGATCGAGTGGCCAAGCCGCGTGGAGGCGCTGTTGCCCCCGAAGAGACTACTCGTCACGCTCACCGTGACCGGGCCCGAGTCGCGCCTGCTGCGCCTCGAAGCCCTGACCGACTGA
- a CDS encoding serine hydrolase domain-containing protein — protein sequence MKLLRAYLPLLVLLPALACSRPPQTPASTSTATATYYPGPGKGWQRQKPAQAGFDAARLQQAVAWARQQETTQMTPSFSTQADIFGTPLGPLPASRAATNGLILRHGYIVAEWGDTEQADPTYSVAKSVLSTLLGLTLEKGLIRDIHDPVANYIHDGGYDSEQNKPVTWEHHVRQSSEWEGSLWGKNADFVGHEAFGKGERKPRALQAPGTYYEYNDVRINRFALSLLELWRRPLPEVFRTEIMQPIGASNSWQWVPYANSTVQIDGQPMASVSGGTRWGGGLWISSRDEARFGYLFLRQGRWQNRQIVPAAWVRQATTPGGPGPDYGYLWWLNSQRKAWPDAPASSYAALGAGSNTIWIDPEHDLVIVWRWHNGSPNELIKRVLGALTAN from the coding sequence ATGAAACTGCTCCGCGCCTACCTGCCGCTGCTCGTGCTGCTGCCCGCCCTGGCCTGCTCCCGCCCGCCCCAAACGCCGGCTTCAACATCAACTGCTACGGCCACTTACTACCCCGGTCCGGGCAAGGGCTGGCAGCGCCAAAAGCCCGCGCAAGCCGGCTTCGACGCCGCCCGCCTGCAGCAGGCCGTAGCCTGGGCCCGGCAGCAGGAAACGACCCAGATGACACCGAGCTTCTCCACCCAGGCCGATATTTTCGGGACGCCCCTGGGCCCCTTGCCCGCCTCCCGGGCCGCTACCAACGGCCTGATTCTGCGCCACGGCTATATCGTGGCCGAATGGGGCGACACCGAGCAGGCCGACCCGACCTACAGCGTGGCCAAAAGCGTGCTGTCGACCCTGCTGGGCCTCACCCTGGAAAAGGGCCTGATCCGGGACATTCACGACCCGGTGGCCAACTATATCCACGACGGCGGCTACGACTCGGAGCAGAATAAGCCGGTGACCTGGGAGCACCACGTGCGCCAGAGCAGCGAGTGGGAAGGCTCGCTGTGGGGTAAAAACGCCGACTTTGTGGGCCACGAGGCCTTCGGCAAGGGCGAGCGGAAACCGCGCGCGTTGCAGGCCCCCGGCACCTACTACGAGTACAACGACGTGCGCATCAACCGCTTCGCCCTGTCGCTGCTGGAGCTCTGGCGCCGGCCCCTGCCCGAGGTATTCCGCACCGAAATCATGCAGCCCATCGGCGCCTCCAATTCCTGGCAGTGGGTGCCTTACGCCAATTCCACCGTCCAGATTGACGGCCAGCCGATGGCCTCGGTCAGCGGGGGCACGCGCTGGGGCGGCGGCCTGTGGATCAGCAGTCGCGACGAGGCCCGGTTCGGCTACCTGTTTTTGCGCCAGGGCCGCTGGCAAAACCGGCAAATCGTGCCTGCCGCCTGGGTGCGGCAGGCCACCACGCCCGGCGGCCCCGGCCCCGACTACGGCTACCTCTGGTGGCTCAACTCCCAGCGCAAGGCCTGGCCCGACGCCCCGGCCAGCAGCTACGCCGCCCTGGGCGCGGGCTCCAACACGATTTGGATTGACCCCGAGCACGACCTAGTCATCGTGTGGCGCTGGCACAACGGCAGCCCCAACGAGCTCATCAAACGGGTGCTGGGTGCCCTCACGGCCAACTAG
- a CDS encoding MarR family winged helix-turn-helix transcriptional regulator yields MLSNVLFYSLDKAIKQYRRFAQANIDRAGIAITIDQWLVLRVILENDDLTQTEIGDRVFKDQASVARIIRLLTERGLLAAEALAYDGRRTQLRVTEEGQRILDAVQPIVLSNRGIALQGLSAADTAVLQELLERIYRNCTPPA; encoded by the coding sequence ATGCTCTCCAATGTACTCTTCTACTCGCTCGACAAGGCCATCAAGCAATACCGGCGCTTTGCCCAGGCCAACATCGACCGGGCCGGCATCGCCATTACCATCGACCAGTGGCTGGTGCTGCGCGTGATTCTGGAAAACGACGACCTCACCCAAACCGAAATCGGCGACCGGGTCTTCAAGGACCAGGCCTCCGTGGCCCGCATCATCCGTTTGCTGACCGAGCGGGGCCTGCTGGCGGCCGAAGCCCTGGCCTACGACGGGCGCCGCACCCAGCTGCGCGTAACCGAAGAAGGCCAGCGCATCCTGGACGCGGTGCAGCCCATCGTGCTCAGCAACCGGGGCATTGCCCTGCAGGGCCTCTCGGCCGCCGATACGGCCGTGCTGCAGGAGCTGCTGGAACGCATTTACCGCAACTGCACCCCGCCTGCCTAG
- a CDS encoding TonB-dependent receptor — MKPLLPGRLPQPSLRLLLLGSLLLSTGALAQTRATVTGQLTAASGAPIDYATVTLHRATDSTVVKSEFSDEKGAFRFEQTAAGSYLVSAAQVGFVRTWSQAFTVGAETVALPVLTLPASGATTLKEVTVVGQKPLFEREADRTIVNVEGSTLAAGNTSLDVLSRSPGVTVDGNDNIGLRGRQGVLVLIDGKRQPMTGSELADYLRALPAEQLKSIELITNPPAKYEAQGSAGIIAINLKKDQRVGTNGSLSSSYGRGRFGKFSSGLTLNHRTKKTNTFGSYTYTNRRNYGALTIHRDFYVPADQGKRYDGSTDQDNYSVGHNQAHSWKVGIDYNLSDRTVLGATVNGLQTRSWQDGTNLTTLTDAGGNPLRGYNSTNDRNASFPNVAGNLNFKHTFADSVGTRELTADADYARYTTRRRQFLDTYRDQTPVELFMKRYGDQEGLLTIQSVKADYTHPLGKQTRLEAGAKASWVHSDNDVEFRIPPERPDGTVELNTLVRDPNTSNRFRYDENINAAYVNVNHTLPRWTLQAGLRGEQTKAVGQQDVLQAGVEPGFRRNYFQLFPSAAVKHTFTDQHEASVSLSRRIDRPSYNQLNPFRSYIDATTYGAGNKDLRPQTSYNVELTHTYKQKYSLGVSYSRTDNPIIGTVQPDSVNSRTVVSTSQNLGTQYYYALTLTAPVELTKWWSVYNNGVFYYNRYVGSIVGTTLGRNNARPAFTLSSNSTFTFGKGWSADLNGEYQSRELSGFFDTRPLGQVAFGLQKSLWERKGNLKLNVTDAFYTGAIRATSTYDNYVERFYQRGDFRVATLAFTYRFGNDKLAPSRRRSGGAEDEKRRAGGS, encoded by the coding sequence ATGAAACCACTCCTGCCCGGACGGCTCCCGCAGCCTTCCCTTCGGCTGCTGCTGCTCGGCAGTTTGCTGCTGAGCACCGGGGCCCTGGCCCAAACCCGCGCCACCGTTACCGGCCAGCTCACGGCCGCCAGCGGGGCCCCCATCGACTACGCCACCGTGACCCTGCACCGCGCCACCGACTCGACGGTGGTCAAGTCGGAGTTCAGCGACGAGAAAGGCGCTTTCCGCTTCGAGCAGACGGCGGCGGGCAGCTACCTGGTGTCGGCCGCGCAGGTGGGCTTCGTGCGCACCTGGAGCCAGGCCTTTACCGTCGGGGCCGAAACCGTGGCCTTGCCCGTGCTGACGCTGCCGGCCAGCGGGGCCACCACCCTGAAAGAAGTGACCGTGGTGGGCCAGAAGCCGCTGTTTGAGCGGGAAGCCGACCGTACCATCGTGAACGTGGAAGGCTCGACGCTGGCCGCCGGCAATACCTCCCTGGACGTGCTCAGCCGCTCGCCGGGCGTGACGGTGGACGGCAACGACAACATCGGGCTGCGGGGGCGGCAGGGCGTGCTGGTGCTCATCGACGGCAAGCGCCAGCCCATGACCGGCTCGGAACTGGCCGACTACCTGCGGGCCTTGCCGGCCGAACAGCTCAAGAGCATTGAGCTCATTACCAACCCGCCGGCCAAGTACGAGGCCCAGGGCAGCGCGGGCATCATTGCCATCAACCTGAAAAAAGACCAGCGCGTGGGCACCAACGGCAGCCTGAGCAGCAGCTACGGGCGGGGGCGCTTCGGCAAGTTCAGCTCGGGCCTGACGCTGAACCACCGCACCAAAAAAACCAACACCTTCGGCTCGTATACCTACACCAACCGGCGCAACTACGGGGCCCTGACCATTCACCGCGACTTTTACGTGCCCGCCGACCAGGGCAAGCGCTACGACGGCAGCACCGACCAGGACAACTACAGCGTGGGCCACAACCAGGCCCACAGTTGGAAAGTGGGCATCGACTACAACCTCTCGGACCGCACGGTGCTGGGCGCCACGGTGAACGGGCTGCAAACCCGCAGCTGGCAGGACGGCACCAACCTGACCACCCTGACCGACGCCGGCGGCAACCCGCTGCGGGGCTACAACTCGACCAACGACCGGAATGCTTCCTTTCCCAACGTGGCCGGCAACCTCAACTTCAAGCATACCTTCGCCGACTCGGTGGGCACCCGGGAGCTGACGGCCGACGCCGACTACGCCCGCTATACCACGCGCCGCCGGCAATTTCTGGACACCTACCGCGACCAGACGCCCGTGGAGCTGTTTATGAAGCGCTACGGCGACCAGGAAGGCCTGCTCACGATTCAGTCGGTGAAGGCCGACTACACCCACCCGCTCGGCAAGCAGACGCGCCTGGAAGCCGGGGCCAAGGCCAGCTGGGTGCACTCCGACAACGACGTGGAGTTCCGCATTCCCCCGGAGCGGCCCGACGGCACCGTGGAGTTGAACACACTGGTGCGCGACCCGAACACCTCGAACCGCTTCCGCTACGACGAAAACATCAACGCGGCCTACGTGAATGTGAACCACACCCTGCCCAGGTGGACGCTGCAGGCGGGCCTGCGGGGCGAGCAAACCAAGGCCGTGGGCCAGCAGGACGTGCTGCAGGCGGGCGTGGAGCCGGGCTTCCGCCGCAACTACTTCCAGCTGTTTCCCAGCGCGGCCGTCAAGCACACCTTCACCGACCAGCACGAGGCCTCCGTGTCCTTGAGCCGCCGCATCGACCGGCCCTCCTACAACCAGCTCAACCCCTTCCGCTCCTACATCGACGCCACTACCTACGGGGCGGGCAACAAGGACCTGCGGCCCCAGACCAGCTACAACGTGGAGCTGACCCACACCTACAAGCAGAAATACAGCCTGGGCGTGAGCTACAGCCGCACCGACAACCCCATCATCGGCACGGTGCAGCCCGACTCGGTGAACAGTCGCACCGTGGTGTCGACCAGCCAGAACCTGGGCACCCAGTACTACTACGCCCTGACGCTGACGGCCCCCGTGGAGCTGACCAAGTGGTGGAGCGTGTACAACAACGGCGTGTTCTACTACAACCGCTACGTGGGCTCAATCGTGGGCACGACGCTGGGCCGCAACAACGCCCGCCCGGCCTTTACGCTGAGCAGCAACAGCACCTTCACCTTCGGCAAGGGCTGGAGCGCCGACCTGAACGGCGAGTACCAGTCGCGGGAGCTGTCGGGCTTCTTCGACACCCGGCCGCTGGGGCAGGTGGCTTTCGGCCTGCAGAAAAGCCTGTGGGAGCGGAAAGGCAACCTGAAGCTCAACGTGACGGACGCCTTCTACACCGGCGCCATCCGGGCCACTTCGACCTACGACAACTACGTGGAGCGCTTCTACCAGCGCGGCGACTTCCGGGTGGCCACCCTGGCCTTCACCTACCGCTTCGGCAACGACAAGCTGGCGCCTTCGCGCCGCCGCAGCGGCGGGGCCGAAGACGAGAAGCGCCGGGCCGGCGGCTCGTAG
- a CDS encoding sigma 54-interacting transcriptional regulator: MADYTVWFKPFTSHHERLLKILGPLEQAGLELRALHLDDTPRGAGIIFLDHQAALEDIQETLEAFTLYADTKIIAVAVSLLPTSTTWALLRSGVVEVFSWFEVEKPVQIVLSRLQYWQTQEEKVAYLQQRMVGTSRCWLNTLRQLVDMALSNCQVLIMGESGTGKELVAQEIHQLDPRPDKRDCVVVDCTNLIPGLSGSELFGHEKGAFTNAISTRDGALALAHEGTLFLDELGELPLPLQAELLRALQEGTYKRVGSNTWRKASFRLVSATNRDLLAEVHKGTFRQDLYYRVSGWTCQLPPLRERKEDIVVLAEHFFRHQHHIYQPVDRQVYDFLLLRDYPGNVRELQQLINRIANKHLGEGPITIGDIPRSDWPDFARLGPGLPGNDLEAGVKSLLYQGLGLKEIKDQVTEIAKKVAITHENGNLKLAAHRLGCSERILQMHRRGEPEVAG, translated from the coding sequence ATGGCTGATTACACCGTCTGGTTTAAGCCGTTTACCAGCCACCACGAGCGGCTGCTCAAGATTCTGGGCCCGCTGGAGCAGGCGGGCCTGGAGCTGCGGGCCCTGCACCTGGACGACACGCCCCGGGGCGCGGGCATCATCTTTCTCGACCACCAGGCCGCCCTGGAAGACATTCAGGAAACCCTGGAGGCCTTCACCCTCTACGCCGACACCAAAATCATTGCCGTGGCCGTGAGCCTGCTGCCGACTTCCACCACCTGGGCCCTGCTGCGCAGCGGCGTAGTGGAGGTGTTTTCGTGGTTTGAGGTCGAGAAGCCGGTGCAGATTGTTCTTTCGCGCCTGCAGTACTGGCAAACTCAGGAGGAAAAAGTGGCCTACCTGCAGCAGCGCATGGTGGGCACCAGCCGCTGCTGGCTCAACACCCTGCGCCAGCTGGTGGATATGGCCCTGAGCAACTGCCAGGTGCTGATTATGGGGGAAAGCGGCACGGGCAAGGAGCTCGTGGCCCAGGAGATTCACCAGCTCGACCCCCGCCCCGACAAGCGCGACTGTGTGGTGGTGGACTGCACCAACCTGATTCCGGGCCTGTCGGGCTCGGAGCTGTTTGGCCACGAGAAAGGCGCGTTTACCAACGCCATCAGCACCCGCGACGGAGCTCTGGCCCTGGCCCACGAGGGCACGCTGTTTCTGGACGAGCTGGGCGAGCTGCCCCTGCCCCTGCAGGCCGAGCTGCTGCGGGCCCTGCAGGAAGGCACCTACAAGCGGGTGGGCAGCAACACCTGGCGCAAAGCCAGCTTCCGGCTGGTCAGCGCCACCAACCGCGACCTGCTGGCCGAGGTGCACAAGGGCACGTTCCGCCAGGATCTGTACTACCGCGTGTCGGGCTGGACGTGCCAGCTGCCGCCCCTACGCGAGCGAAAGGAGGACATCGTGGTGCTGGCCGAGCACTTTTTTCGCCACCAGCACCACATCTACCAGCCCGTCGACCGGCAGGTGTACGACTTCCTGCTCCTGCGCGACTACCCCGGCAACGTGCGCGAGCTGCAGCAACTCATCAACCGCATTGCCAACAAGCACCTGGGCGAGGGGCCCATTACCATCGGCGACATTCCGCGCTCCGACTGGCCCGACTTTGCCCGCCTGGGCCCCGGCCTGCCGGGCAACGACCTAGAAGCCGGCGTGAAAAGCCTGCTCTACCAGGGTCTGGGCCTGAAGGAAATCAAGGACCAGGTGACGGAAATAGCCAAGAAAGTAGCCATTACCCACGAAAACGGCAACCTGAAGCTGGCCGCCCACCGCCTGGGCTGCAGTGAGCGAATCCTGCAGATGCATAGGCGCGGCGAGCCGGAAGTGGCGGGGTAG
- a CDS encoding LytR/AlgR family response regulator transcription factor — protein sequence MINCLIIDDEPFARELLEGYVAQIPGLHLLASCGHVFEALEVLQQQKVDLIFSDINMPQVNGIEFIRSLHNPPYVVFVTAYPNFALEGFELDALDYIVKPVSFPRFLKAVNKARQIIESRPAAPAPPEPQFLFVKEGHSLQRVLFDEIYYIEGMKDYIKIILKDRIIVTYLRMSRVEDQLPASRFTRIQKSYIVRMDAIRAISGNEAELYDLREKLPIGKQHKEALLARFGLS from the coding sequence ATGATTAACTGCCTGATTATCGACGACGAGCCCTTCGCCCGGGAGCTGCTCGAAGGCTACGTCGCCCAGATTCCCGGCCTGCACCTGCTGGCCAGCTGCGGGCACGTGTTCGAGGCGTTGGAGGTGCTCCAGCAGCAGAAAGTTGACCTGATTTTCTCCGACATCAACATGCCCCAGGTCAACGGCATCGAGTTTATCCGCTCCCTGCACAACCCGCCCTACGTGGTGTTCGTCACGGCCTACCCCAACTTCGCCCTCGAAGGCTTCGAGCTCGACGCCCTCGACTACATCGTGAAGCCGGTTTCGTTTCCGCGCTTCCTCAAGGCCGTCAACAAGGCCCGCCAGATCATCGAGAGCCGCCCCGCCGCCCCGGCCCCGCCCGAGCCGCAGTTCCTGTTCGTGAAGGAAGGCCACTCGTTGCAGCGCGTGCTCTTCGACGAAATCTACTACATCGAGGGCATGAAGGACTACATCAAAATCATCCTCAAAGACCGGATTATCGTCACCTACCTGCGCATGAGCCGCGTCGAAGACCAGCTGCCGGCCTCGCGCTTCACCCGCATCCAGAAGTCCTACATCGTGCGCATGGACGCCATCCGGGCCATCAGCGGCAACGAAGCCGAGCTCTACGACCTGCGCGAGAAGCTGCCCATCGGCAAGCAGCACAAGGAGGCGTTGCTGGCGCGGTTTGGGTTGAGCTAA